One window of the Dehalococcoidia bacterium genome contains the following:
- a CDS encoding UvrD-helicase domain-containing protein — MTADPILGPLNDRQREAVTHVEGPILIVAGPGSGKTRVIAHRIAYLLARRHARPYRILAVTFTNKAAREMRDRVLALVGEDVGQEMAIGTFHSLCARILRVDGYHIGVPQDFIIYDEEDQLAAMRQALMELDLDPKRVPPGAVLAAVSRAKAELRTPQEVAATAQTYFQEVMARAYRVYQRILEENRALDFDDLLMRTVWLLQEEEKVRQKYAQRFLFQHIDEFQDTNVAQYALARLLCEPHRNLCVVGDPDQSIYTWRAADIRNILSFEHDFPEAKVVFLEQNYRSTQTILDGAHHVIAKNKLRKEKRLWTQAGPGHPIVVHEAYDEAEEAAFVAAEMSRLMQERGYTPRDFAVMYRTNAQSRPLEEALLLEGIPYRVVGGLRFYERREVKDLLAYLRLVYDPYDSMALMRIINVPPRGIGERTVQELQRWARSLDLPLYAALQLLAEQERDSPTPEASSLPRPALARKAVGALLRFFGLVNELVARSSDTPPSQLLDLIIERTEYRAYILAEPQGEERWENVEELRSVVSEYDHLSPREALAHLLEDVALITEVDRYDERANAVTLITLHAAKGLEFRVVFMVGMEEGLLPHARSFDDPAQMEEERRLCYVGMTRAKELLYLVRALRRSRTGPRLPSRFLADIPPHLTVPAKAPPPSSPPRSRADGAAVPLRAGAKVRHARFGEGIVISCVPSGDDHLVTVAFRGEAGIKKLLLSMAGLEPLG; from the coding sequence ATGACCGCCGACCCTATTCTAGGCCCCCTCAACGACCGCCAGCGGGAGGCGGTGACGCACGTAGAAGGGCCCATACTCATCGTGGCGGGCCCTGGCTCGGGCAAGACGCGGGTCATCGCCCACCGCATCGCCTATCTGTTGGCCAGACGTCACGCCCGTCCCTATCGCATCCTGGCCGTCACCTTCACCAACAAGGCAGCACGGGAGATGCGGGACCGGGTGTTGGCCCTAGTGGGGGAAGACGTGGGGCAGGAGATGGCCATCGGGACCTTCCATTCCCTGTGCGCCCGCATCTTGCGCGTGGATGGTTACCATATTGGGGTGCCGCAGGACTTCATCATCTACGACGAGGAAGACCAGCTGGCTGCCATGCGACAGGCCCTCATGGAGCTGGACTTAGACCCCAAGCGTGTGCCGCCGGGGGCCGTCCTCGCTGCCGTATCGCGGGCCAAGGCGGAGCTGCGCACCCCTCAGGAGGTGGCGGCCACCGCCCAGACCTATTTTCAGGAGGTGATGGCCCGTGCCTATCGCGTCTATCAACGCATCCTGGAGGAGAACCGGGCTCTGGACTTCGATGACCTGCTGATGCGGACGGTGTGGCTGTTACAGGAAGAGGAGAAGGTGCGCCAAAAGTATGCCCAACGCTTCCTCTTCCAGCATATAGACGAGTTCCAGGACACCAATGTGGCTCAATACGCTCTGGCCCGCCTCCTGTGCGAACCCCATCGCAACCTGTGCGTGGTGGGCGACCCCGACCAGTCCATCTACACCTGGCGGGCGGCGGACATACGCAACATCCTCAGCTTCGAGCACGACTTCCCGGAGGCCAAGGTGGTGTTCCTGGAGCAGAACTACCGCTCCACCCAGACCATCCTGGACGGCGCCCACCACGTCATCGCCAAGAACAAGCTACGGAAGGAAAAGAGGCTATGGACCCAGGCCGGCCCGGGCCATCCCATCGTGGTGCACGAGGCCTACGACGAGGCAGAGGAGGCGGCCTTTGTGGCCGCTGAGATGAGCCGCCTCATGCAGGAGCGGGGATACACGCCCCGCGACTTTGCCGTCATGTACCGCACCAACGCCCAGTCCCGCCCCTTGGAGGAGGCCCTCCTCCTAGAAGGCATACCATACCGAGTGGTGGGCGGTCTGCGCTTCTACGAGCGGCGGGAAGTGAAGGACCTGCTTGCCTACCTGCGCCTCGTCTACGACCCCTATGACTCCATGGCCCTTATGCGTATCATCAATGTGCCGCCGCGCGGCATCGGCGAGAGGACGGTCCAGGAGCTACAGCGGTGGGCCCGCTCCTTGGACCTCCCCCTCTACGCTGCCCTTCAGCTTCTGGCCGAGCAAGAGCGCGACTCCCCTACTCCCGAGGCCTCGTCCCTGCCCAGGCCGGCCCTCGCCCGCAAGGCGGTGGGTGCCCTCCTGCGTTTTTTTGGCCTCGTCAACGAGCTTGTAGCCCGCTCATCCGATACCCCTCCGTCCCAACTCCTCGACCTCATCATCGAGCGCACTGAGTACAGGGCCTATATACTTGCCGAGCCCCAGGGGGAGGAGCGGTGGGAGAACGTGGAGGAGCTGCGCTCGGTAGTGTCCGAATACGATCACCTGTCGCCCAGGGAGGCCCTGGCCCACCTTCTGGAGGATGTGGCCCTCATCACCGAGGTGGACCGGTACGATGAACGGGCCAACGCCGTCACCCTCATCACCCTGCATGCGGCCAAGGGCCTGGAGTTCAGGGTGGTGTTCATGGTGGGCATGGAGGAAGGCCTCCTGCCCCACGCCCGCTCCTTCGACGATCCGGCCCAGATGGAGGAGGAGAGGCGCCTCTGTTATGTGGGGATGACCAGGGCCAAGGAGCTGCTTTACCTAGTGCGGGCCCTCCGGCGCAGCCGCACCGGCCCCCGTCTCCCCTCTCGCTTCCTAGCCGACATCCCGCCTCACCTGACAGTGCCGGCCAAGGCACCGCCACCATCATCGCCTCCCAGGTCGCGGGCCGACGGCGCTGCTGTGCCCCTTAGGGCAGGTGCCAAGGTCCGACATGCCCGCTTTGGGGAGGGCATCGTGATATCCTGTGTCCCGTCGGGCGACGATCACCTGGTGACGGTGGCCTTCAGGGGCGAGGCGGGGATAAAGAAGCTCCTCTTGTCCATGGCAGGTCTGGAGCCCCTGGGCTGA
- a CDS encoding RtcB family protein, with the protein MAKEWKKILQKLDEWRWVLPQEYKPGMRVPGLIYASEEMLEQMSEDMAIEQVANVAFLPGIVGYSLAMPDIHWGYGFPIGGVAAMRLEDGVISPGGVGFDINCGTRLIRTDLTEEEVRPKLRELVNQIFRDVPSGVGSEGLIRVAIKEMDQVLIKGARWAVENGYGWPEDLETIEGGGALPGANPEKVSRRAKERGAPQLGTLGSGNHFLEIQVIDHIYDPEKAAVMGIYQEGQVVVFVHCGSRGLGHQTCEDYLEVMEESIKRYNIHLPDRQLACAPIRSQEGQDYLGAMTAAANFAFCNRQLITHWVREAFARVLGRSPRDMGMQLIYDVAHNIAKVERHRVDGKEMTLCVHRKGATRAFSPGHPDVPAKYREIGQPVLVPGDMGRYSFLLVGTHKAMAETWGSTCHGAGRVQSRAAAKRMLRGVDIARKLEERGIIVRAQNRALLAEEASEAYKDVADVVEVLHEAGISLKVARMRPIGVVKG; encoded by the coding sequence ATGGCGAAGGAATGGAAGAAGATCCTGCAGAAGCTCGATGAGTGGCGGTGGGTCCTACCCCAGGAATACAAGCCTGGCATGAGGGTCCCAGGCCTTATCTACGCCTCGGAGGAGATGTTGGAACAGATGAGCGAGGACATGGCCATCGAGCAGGTGGCCAATGTGGCCTTCCTGCCCGGCATCGTGGGATATTCCCTCGCCATGCCAGATATCCACTGGGGCTATGGCTTCCCCATTGGCGGGGTGGCAGCCATGAGGCTGGAGGACGGCGTCATCTCCCCTGGAGGCGTGGGGTTCGATATCAACTGTGGCACACGCCTCATCCGCACCGACCTCACGGAGGAGGAGGTGCGCCCCAAGCTGCGGGAGCTGGTCAACCAGATCTTCCGCGATGTCCCCTCGGGGGTGGGATCGGAAGGGCTTATCCGGGTGGCGATTAAGGAGATGGATCAGGTCCTCATCAAGGGCGCTCGCTGGGCAGTGGAGAACGGCTATGGCTGGCCGGAGGACCTGGAGACCATTGAGGGCGGCGGTGCCCTGCCCGGCGCCAACCCCGAGAAGGTGAGCCGGCGAGCCAAGGAGCGGGGCGCCCCCCAGCTGGGCACCTTGGGCTCCGGCAACCACTTCCTGGAGATCCAGGTCATCGACCACATCTACGACCCTGAGAAGGCGGCCGTCATGGGCATCTATCAGGAGGGACAGGTGGTGGTCTTCGTCCATTGTGGCTCGCGCGGCCTAGGCCACCAGACATGTGAGGACTACCTGGAGGTGATGGAGGAGAGCATCAAGCGCTACAACATCCACCTCCCCGACCGGCAGCTGGCCTGCGCCCCCATCCGCTCCCAAGAGGGGCAGGACTACCTGGGCGCTATGACGGCGGCCGCCAACTTTGCCTTTTGTAACCGGCAGCTCATCACCCATTGGGTGCGGGAGGCCTTTGCCCGTGTGCTGGGCCGAAGCCCGCGGGACATGGGGATGCAATTAATATACGACGTGGCCCACAACATCGCTAAGGTGGAGCGCCATCGCGTGGACGGTAAGGAGATGACCTTGTGTGTGCACCGCAAAGGGGCCACCCGCGCCTTTTCCCCTGGCCATCCCGATGTGCCCGCCAAGTATCGTGAGATAGGCCAGCCCGTGTTGGTGCCCGGCGACATGGGGCGCTACTCCTTCCTGTTGGTTGGCACCCATAAGGCCATGGCCGAGACCTGGGGCTCCACCTGCCACGGCGCTGGCCGCGTCCAGAGCCGGGCGGCGGCCAAACGCATGCTGCGGGGGGTGGACATCGCCCGCAAGCTGGAGGAGCGGGGCATCATCGTGCGGGCCCAGAACAGGGCCCTTTTGGCGGAGGAGGCCAGTGAGGCCTATAAGGACGTGGCCGATGTGGTGGAGGTGCTGCACGAGGCGGGCATATCCCTCAAGGTGGCCCGCATGCGCCCCATCGGCGTGGTGAAAGGATAG
- a CDS encoding alpha/beta hydrolase produces the protein MGKGHLRHLIAMPYLNVNGFTMWYEVRGRGRPVLFIHGGFAGLPSRLQPRDYHWLDEMAQGYMLIVYHRRGCGWSSCPSQGWSLRQQVDDALALLAHLGVEETHVVGSSAGGPIAIMLALARPQMVRSLVLANTAPRLLSEGELARSLPIWLKELEERGLLAFYRARPREARVSVLGPWERATAQRLGTLPELEEYEEKLSAAAQALPEEEQAALYAAEVRNLAAYLEVDLLPQLKELRMPVLIVHGDQDQVVPLRAAYDLHRAIPGSTLEVFPGVPHGILGFSREARLRILQFLREVDEGTVRGG, from the coding sequence GTGGGCAAGGGTCATCTTCGACATCTGATAGCCATGCCCTACCTGAACGTCAACGGGTTCACCATGTGGTATGAGGTGCGCGGCAGAGGCCGGCCGGTGCTGTTCATCCATGGCGGCTTCGCTGGCTTGCCATCGCGCTTGCAGCCTCGCGACTACCATTGGCTGGATGAGATGGCCCAAGGATACATGCTCATCGTCTATCATCGGCGGGGGTGTGGCTGGTCCAGCTGCCCCAGCCAGGGGTGGTCCCTGCGCCAACAAGTGGACGATGCCCTGGCCCTCCTCGCTCACTTGGGCGTGGAGGAGACACATGTGGTGGGGAGCTCGGCCGGAGGGCCCATCGCCATCATGCTAGCCTTGGCCAGGCCGCAGATGGTGCGCTCCCTGGTGCTTGCTAACACAGCGCCGCGCTTGCTATCTGAAGGAGAGCTAGCCCGCTCCCTGCCCATCTGGCTGAAGGAGCTGGAGGAGAGGGGGCTTCTGGCCTTTTACCGCGCCCGCCCCCGGGAAGCCCGCGTTTCCGTCCTGGGCCCCTGGGAGAGAGCGACGGCGCAGCGGTTGGGCACCCTGCCTGAGCTAGAGGAGTACGAGGAGAAGCTGAGCGCGGCTGCCCAGGCCCTACCAGAGGAGGAGCAGGCCGCCCTCTATGCGGCGGAGGTACGCAACCTGGCTGCCTATCTGGAGGTAGACCTGCTGCCCCAGCTGAAGGAGCTGCGCATGCCCGTGCTCATCGTCCACGGGGACCAGGACCAGGTAGTGCCACTGAGAGCAGCCTATGATCTGCACCGGGCTATCCCCGGCTCGACGCTGGAGGTGTTCCCAGGGGTGCCTCACGGCATCTTAGGCTTCAGCCGCGAGGCACGCCTACGCATCCTCCAGTTCTTGCGCGAGGTCGATGAGGGCACGGTGAGGGGAGGATGA
- a CDS encoding archease, translated as MRQGRPPFEVIEHTADVGVIAYGNTPAELMANVAQAMFHLMTDLERVEEKESRRISVQGHDWESLLVRWLVELLYYVDAQGLLFSRFQVEALEPYQLQAIALGERMDPEKHVMHMGIKGVTRHLLAVGQENGLWWARVIFDI; from the coding sequence ATGAGACAGGGGCGACCGCCCTTTGAGGTCATTGAGCATACGGCGGACGTGGGGGTGATAGCTTACGGCAACACCCCGGCCGAGCTCATGGCCAATGTGGCTCAGGCCATGTTCCACCTAATGACGGACCTGGAACGGGTAGAGGAGAAGGAGAGCAGGCGCATAAGCGTCCAGGGGCATGACTGGGAGTCGCTCTTGGTGCGGTGGCTGGTGGAGCTGCTGTACTATGTGGATGCCCAAGGCCTCCTTTTCTCTCGCTTTCAGGTGGAGGCCCTGGAGCCATACCAGCTACAGGCCATAGCCTTGGGCGAGCGCATGGACCCAGAGAAGCATGTCATGCACATGGGCATAAAGGGTGTCACGCGCCACCTGCTGGCCGTGGGCCAGGAGAACGGCCTCTGGTGGGCAAGGGTCATCTTCGACATCTGA